The Actinocatenispora sera genome has a window encoding:
- a CDS encoding VanZ family protein: MGENERPGERGQALLVALFVVYLGLLCWLVLWKLEPPHLGDGTLRHVKLIPFSPDGGLDPNSPQEVAANLLMFVPFGLYLRLLAPARPWWQAAVVVAAASLALETTQYVLAIGWSDVTDVITNTAGGVAGIALTALVRRRLRARTARVMTRICLIGTVLALLATGLFVASPLHYAPMRDRTAAPAHPRTAALTGHAAPVSALP, from the coding sequence GTGGGGGAGAACGAGCGGCCCGGCGAGCGCGGGCAGGCGCTGCTGGTCGCGCTGTTCGTGGTCTACCTCGGCCTGCTGTGCTGGCTGGTGCTGTGGAAGCTCGAACCCCCGCACCTCGGTGACGGCACCCTGCGCCACGTCAAGCTCATCCCGTTCAGCCCGGACGGCGGGCTGGACCCCAACTCGCCGCAGGAAGTGGCCGCGAACCTGCTGATGTTCGTCCCGTTCGGCCTCTACCTGCGACTGCTCGCCCCGGCCCGCCCGTGGTGGCAGGCGGCGGTCGTGGTCGCCGCGGCGAGCCTGGCGCTGGAGACCACCCAGTACGTGCTGGCCATCGGCTGGTCGGACGTCACCGACGTGATCACCAACACCGCCGGTGGGGTGGCCGGCATCGCCCTGACCGCCCTGGTACGCCGCCGCCTGCGCGCCCGTACTGCCCGCGTGATGACCCGCATCTGCCTGATCGGCACCGTGCTCGCCCTGCTCGCCACCGGCCTGTTCGTCGCCTCCCCGCTGCACTACGCCCCGATGCGCGACCGCACCGCCGCACCGGCGCATCCTCGTACCGCTGCGCTCACCGGCCACGCGGCGCCGGTGAGCGCGTTGCCGTAA